A portion of the Oxynema aestuarii AP17 genome contains these proteins:
- a CDS encoding MFS transporter, with translation MVKTPPSASSPNDPSSEKLSLSTKLAYGAGDMSAGMTTILLAFSLMIFLTQAAGLDPGLAGTVLLIGKVWDAINDPIIGILSDRTRSRWGRRRSWMLFASVPFALFFFLQWLVPHFSDNPEIDRWALFTYYCIISILFQTAYTAVNLPYTALTPELTQDYNERTSLNSFRFAFSIGGSIFALALGVVFTQLTDNPQTLYFRLGTTCALLSLLPIYWCVWGTRERYQSESEESLPIFQQLRIVAQNKPFRFVIAIYLFSWLALQLTTAIIPYFVVSWMRRESFFEVALIVQSVAIAMLFFWSKVSQKLGRKAVYFMGMSFWIVAQGGLFFLPRDRVDLMYLLAAIAGFGVATAYLVPWSMLTDIVDLDELKTGQRREGIFYSFMVFLQKVGLGLGIFLVGIVLDLSGFIKAEPGQPIPPQPDSALLAIRVAIGPLPTVALIIGLVLVYFYPITREIHSEILLKLHERKRRESVES, from the coding sequence ATGGTCAAGACGCCGCCTTCCGCGAGTTCCCCTAACGACCCGTCCTCCGAAAAACTGAGTTTGTCCACGAAATTAGCCTATGGGGCGGGGGATATGAGTGCTGGGATGACGACGATTCTCCTGGCCTTTTCTTTGATGATTTTTCTCACCCAAGCGGCGGGATTGGATCCCGGTTTGGCGGGAACGGTGCTGTTAATCGGGAAAGTTTGGGATGCAATTAACGATCCGATTATCGGCATTCTCAGCGATCGCACGCGATCGCGCTGGGGACGACGGCGATCGTGGATGCTGTTTGCCTCGGTTCCCTTTGCCTTGTTCTTCTTTCTCCAGTGGTTGGTTCCCCATTTCAGCGACAATCCCGAGATCGATCGATGGGCTTTGTTTACCTACTACTGTATAATTTCGATCCTCTTTCAAACGGCTTATACCGCAGTCAACCTTCCTTATACCGCCCTCACTCCAGAACTGACCCAAGATTATAACGAACGCACCAGTCTCAACAGTTTTCGCTTTGCATTTTCGATTGGCGGCAGTATTTTCGCCCTGGCTTTAGGAGTTGTTTTTACTCAACTGACCGACAATCCCCAAACCCTTTATTTTCGATTGGGAACCACCTGTGCCCTGCTATCTTTACTGCCGATTTATTGGTGCGTTTGGGGAACCCGCGAACGTTATCAAAGCGAATCGGAAGAGTCGTTACCGATTTTTCAACAACTGAGAATCGTCGCCCAAAATAAACCGTTTCGCTTTGTAATTGCCATTTATTTATTTTCCTGGCTGGCGTTGCAGTTAACCACGGCGATCATTCCTTATTTTGTCGTCAGTTGGATGCGTCGGGAATCGTTTTTTGAAGTCGCATTAATCGTCCAGTCGGTGGCGATCGCCATGTTATTTTTCTGGAGTAAAGTGAGCCAAAAATTGGGCAGAAAAGCGGTTTACTTTATGGGGATGAGCTTTTGGATTGTCGCTCAAGGGGGACTGTTCTTTTTACCGCGCGATCGCGTCGATTTGATGTATCTACTGGCGGCGATCGCCGGATTTGGTGTCGCTACCGCTTATCTCGTTCCCTGGTCGATGTTGACGGACATCGTGGATTTAGACGAACTGAAAACAGGTCAACGGCGCGAGGGGATTTTTTATTCCTTTATGGTGTTCCTGCAAAAAGTTGGTTTAGGTTTAGGCATCTTTTTAGTCGGAATCGTCCTCGATTTATCCGGTTTTATCAAAGCGGAACCCGGTCAACCGATTCCCCCTCAACCGGATTCCGCTTTATTGGCGATTCGGGTGGCGATCGGGCCGTTACCCACTGTTGCACTGATTATTGGCCTCGTTCTGGTCTATTTTTACCCCATCACTCGGGAAATTCACAGCGAAATCTTACTCAAGTTACACGAACGCAAACGGAGGGAATCGGTTGAGAGTTGA
- a CDS encoding thioredoxin domain-containing protein — protein MVNRLAHSKSLYLRKHADNPIDWWSWSEDALETAKQENKPIFLSIGYSSCHWCTVMEGEAFSDEAIAEYMNANFLPIKVDREERPDIDSIYMQALQMMTGQGGWPLNIFLTPDDRVPFYGGTYFPLEPRYGRPGFLQVLQAIRRYYDTEKEKLHGFKQEIMGYMQQAAQIGAGEALSDDLLWRGLEVNTGAIATREYGPSFPMMPYAQLVLQGTRFEFESRYNLAEAATQRGLDLALGGIYDVVAGGFHRYTVDPTWTVPHFEKMLYDNGQILEYLANLWGAGVRETAFEEAIRGTIAWLQQEMRSPEGYFWAAQDADSFTTPDEAEPEEGAFYVWSYRELERRLTREGLEAIADRFDVSPEGNFEGKNVLQRRDRRGIDPTTRSALDELFAGRYGKKPAQIETFPPARDNQEAKTKSWPGRIPPVTDTKAIAAWNALAISGLSRAAAVFRERSYLELARQGADFILAHHWVDGRFHRLNYAGEADTLAQSEDYAFLIKALLDVQQASLSFDGDTEDVRLYLDKAIAVQAEFDELLWSVELGGYFNTTGDRPDAPIVRERSYTDNATPAANGVAIANLVRLALLADNLDYLDRAEAGLKAFSSIMHRSPSACPSLFAALDGYRHPTLVRTTRDRLGQLMSEYHPTAVFQEVADLPEGAIALVCEGLTCKSPAMSEEQLTEQLAKAEGRAV, from the coding sequence ATGGTCAACCGTCTAGCCCACAGCAAAAGCCTTTACCTGCGAAAACACGCCGACAACCCGATCGACTGGTGGTCGTGGAGTGAAGACGCCCTCGAAACCGCCAAACAGGAAAACAAACCGATCTTTCTCTCCATCGGCTATTCGAGCTGTCATTGGTGTACGGTCATGGAAGGGGAAGCCTTTTCCGACGAGGCGATCGCCGAATACATGAACGCCAACTTTTTACCGATTAAAGTCGATCGCGAAGAACGCCCGGACATCGATAGCATCTACATGCAAGCCCTGCAAATGATGACCGGACAAGGCGGGTGGCCCCTCAATATCTTTCTGACCCCGGACGATCGCGTTCCCTTCTACGGCGGCACCTATTTTCCCCTCGAACCGCGCTACGGGCGTCCCGGTTTCCTGCAAGTCTTGCAAGCGATCCGGCGCTATTACGACACGGAAAAAGAGAAACTGCACGGCTTCAAACAGGAAATTATGGGCTACATGCAACAAGCGGCCCAAATCGGCGCCGGAGAAGCGTTAAGCGACGATTTACTCTGGCGCGGACTCGAAGTCAATACCGGGGCGATCGCCACTCGCGAATACGGTCCGAGTTTCCCGATGATGCCTTACGCGCAGTTGGTTTTACAAGGGACGCGCTTCGAGTTTGAATCGCGCTACAACCTCGCCGAAGCGGCGACCCAACGGGGTTTAGACCTCGCCCTCGGCGGGATTTACGATGTCGTCGCCGGAGGCTTCCACCGCTATACCGTCGATCCGACGTGGACCGTGCCGCATTTCGAGAAAATGCTCTACGATAACGGCCAAATTTTAGAATATCTGGCGAATTTGTGGGGTGCGGGGGTTCGCGAAACCGCGTTTGAGGAAGCGATTCGCGGTACGATCGCCTGGTTGCAACAGGAAATGCGATCGCCCGAAGGTTATTTTTGGGCGGCGCAAGATGCGGACAGTTTCACCACCCCCGACGAAGCGGAACCGGAAGAAGGGGCGTTTTACGTTTGGAGTTATCGCGAATTAGAACGACGGTTGACCCGGGAGGGATTGGAGGCGATCGCCGATCGCTTCGATGTTTCTCCCGAGGGCAATTTTGAAGGGAAGAACGTTTTACAACGGCGCGATCGCCGGGGAATCGACCCCACGACGCGATCGGCCCTCGACGAGCTCTTTGCGGGTCGTTACGGCAAAAAACCCGCCCAAATCGAGACCTTTCCCCCGGCGCGAGACAATCAAGAAGCCAAAACCAAGAGTTGGCCCGGTCGCATTCCTCCGGTGACCGATACGAAGGCGATCGCCGCTTGGAATGCGCTGGCGATCTCGGGGTTGAGTCGCGCGGCGGCGGTGTTTCGGGAACGGTCTTATCTAGAGTTAGCCCGTCAAGGGGCCGATTTTATCCTCGCCCATCATTGGGTAGACGGACGCTTCCACCGCCTCAACTACGCCGGAGAAGCGGATACCCTGGCCCAGTCGGAAGATTATGCCTTTTTGATTAAAGCCTTGTTGGACGTGCAACAGGCGAGTTTGTCTTTTGATGGGGACACGGAGGATGTGCGCCTTTATTTGGACAAGGCGATCGCGGTTCAGGCAGAATTTGACGAGTTACTCTGGAGTGTGGAACTCGGGGGCTATTTCAATACCACGGGCGATCGCCCCGACGCCCCGATCGTGCGCGAACGCAGTTATACAGACAATGCCACTCCGGCGGCGAATGGGGTGGCGATCGCCAATTTAGTGCGGTTAGCCTTACTCGCCGACAATCTCGACTATCTCGATCGCGCCGAAGCCGGATTGAAAGCGTTTAGCAGCATCATGCACCGTTCTCCGTCCGCCTGTCCGTCCTTATTTGCGGCCCTGGATGGGTATCGCCATCCCACCTTAGTGCGAACGACCCGCGATCGTCTCGGTCAGTTAATGAGTGAATATCATCCCACGGCGGTTTTCCAAGAAGTCGCGGATCTTCCGGAAGGGGCGATCGCCCTCGTCTGCGAAGGCTTGACCTGCAAATCCCCGGCCATGAGTGAGGAACAGTTGACCGAACAACTGGCCAAAGCCGAAGGACGGGCGGTTTAA
- a CDS encoding phosphoribosyltransferase, translating into MSDLYVSWSEYHQKIEQLAAQIYHSGWEFNQIVCIAKGGLRVGDLLARIYDRPLAILFASSYGGSEGKVRGALTIAAHLTMTTQTLGDRVLLADDLVDSGVSLQQTIHWLQAHHGDQIRELRSAVIWYKASSGIKPDYYVDYLADNPWIHQPFERYEQMNPAKLAETYAPLRTP; encoded by the coding sequence ATGAGCGATCTCTATGTTTCGTGGTCGGAGTACCATCAGAAAATCGAGCAACTGGCGGCTCAAATTTACCACTCCGGTTGGGAGTTTAACCAGATCGTCTGTATTGCTAAAGGCGGTCTGCGCGTCGGCGATTTACTGGCCCGAATCTACGATCGCCCTCTGGCGATTTTATTCGCCTCTTCCTACGGCGGTTCCGAGGGAAAAGTGCGCGGCGCCTTAACCATTGCCGCTCATTTGACGATGACGACCCAGACCTTGGGCGATCGCGTCTTACTGGCGGACGATTTAGTCGATTCCGGAGTTTCCCTCCAGCAAACTATTCACTGGTTGCAAGCGCATCACGGCGACCAAATCCGGGAACTGCGATCGGCAGTCATTTGGTATAAAGCCAGTTCCGGCATCAAACCGGATTATTATGTAGACTATCTTGCGGACAATCCCTGGATTCACCAGCCTTTCGAGCGTTACGAGCAAATGAATCCAGCCAAACTCGCCGAAACTTACGCCCCCCTGCGCACCCCTTAA